Below is a genomic region from Marinobacter salarius.
CCGCCCAGCCGGCTCCCGGGGAAAAAGGGTGCGGAGCCCACACAGATTTTGGCGGCATCACCGTCTTGCTGTTAGACGACAAGCCGGGGCTTCAGGTGTGGGATGTCCGTTGTGAGCAGTGGATCGAAGCAAAACCCATCCCCGGCACTTTTGTGGTCAACCTTGGCGACATGATCGCCCGCTGGACCAACGACTGTTACCGCTCAACCCTGCACAGGGTCGTCAATACGTCGGGCGCCGAACGCTACTCGGTGCCGTTTTTCTTCAGCGGCAACCCCGACCACACCGTCACCTGCCTGCCTACCTGCCTTTCCGAGGGTGAGCAACCTCACTACCCGTCCACAACGGTTGAAGCCCACCTGATGGAGATGTACCGGAGAACCTATGCCTGAACAAATGACGACCGCCGTTCTGATCCATGGCGCCTGGGCCGGCGGCTGGGTATGGGAAACCATCACCCCTTATCTCAAAGAGCAGGGCTTCAACGTTATGGCACCGGATCTCCCGGGGTGCGGAAGCCGCCTGGGCAACCCGGCCGACGCCTCTCTCAGCCAATGCGTCGACGACCTGGAAAAGATGCTTCAGAAGGTCGAAGGCCCACTGCTACTGGTGGGGCATTCCGGGGGCGGTGCCGTTGCAACCCAACTGGCAGAAGCCATTCCTGAACGAGTCATTGGCGTTGCCTACCTGGCGGGCATGATGCTGCCTTCCGGTACGGGTTTTGGCCAAATCGTCAGCGACATGCGGGAACAGTACCCCGAAGCCTCCGGCATTGGCCCGTTTCTGACCTGGGAAGACAACGGGCAGGTTTCCCGCGTACCGGCAGATGCCATACGTCAGATTTTCCTGCAAGACGTCAGTGAGTCCATTGCCGAGCAGGCAATTCCCCGCTTCAATCCACAGGCCGAGGGCAGCCGGATGCTGGTGCCTCACTGGACTGACGCCCGTTTTGGAAAGCTGCCAAGGCTGTACATCGAGGCGAGGCAAGACCGCTCTGTGATCTTGCCGGTGCAACGGCGAATGCAGCAGCTGGTCCCGGGCGCATCGATCGTTTCTCTGGATACCGGTCACGTTCCCCAGGTCGCAGCACCTGGTTGTGTTGCCCTTGCCCTGGCGGAATTTGTAGCCAGCCAGATGTAAAAAAGGACGGCCTTTCGGGCCGTCCTTCTGATTCATACTATCGGGTACGCTGATCAGTCGGCGTAGACCGATTGTATATAGGACAGATCAAACGCCTTTTTCCAGTCCAGATCCTCCGGCAGGGTGCCTGCTTCAACCATATCCTCAAAGAATGCCTGCCAACGTTCCAGGGTCATCATCCCGTAACGACCGTCCTCGGCAGCGCCGGACAGAAGAATACCCTCCTCCTGCATTTTCGCATGGCTGTAGGCCAGCAACGCATCCTGCATTTCGGGGTTGTCTTCCTTGATCAGGGCATTCGCCGGGGCCGGATTCTCGAAATAGGCCTTCCAGCCCTCCGCTGTTGCGGCAACCATCTTCTGCACAACCTCCGGATTCTCTTCGATCCTGTCAGCCGTGGTATCCAGCGTGGCCGCATAGGCCTCCCAGCCATAGTTGGCCAGTAGCAGGCTTTTTCCCTTGACCCCGGCCTGATCCAGGAAGAAACCATCATTGGTTACGTAGCCCTGCTGAATCGTCTGATCATCCTGGATGAACGGAGCGAAGCTGTAGTCGTAGGCCTGCAACTGGTCATCGGTGTAACCATATTCAGTTTTCAGCCACGGCCAGTAGGCAACCCGTCCTGCGGTAGGAACACGCATGGATTTGCCCTTCATGGCTTCCAGAGAGTCATTGCCAACACCCTCATGAACCACTAACGACTGCGGATCTTTCTGGAAGAATGCGGCGACTGTTACCAGAGGGATTCCCTGGTTAACGGCGTTGAGCGACTGCAGGCTGTAGCCCATGATGAAATCCACCGACCCACCCATGAGCAACTGCACATTGTTCACCTGGGGGCCACCCATCTTGATGGTGACATCCAGTCCGTGCTTTTCATAAATCCCCATGGCCTTTGCGGCATAGAAACCACCGTGTTCGGCCTGGGCATACCAGGTTGTGGCAACGGTTACCGGGGTCAGTTCCTCTGCCTGGACGAAACCGGCGGCAGCACCGAACGACAGCGTGAGACCCGCCGCAATGTTCTTCAGTTGTTTCATTGTCATTCCTCAGTTCTGGGCCTGGGCCCCGTAGGTGTTGGTGAGTTTTTCATTCAGGTGCTGCCCTGCCGAGATAGGCCCATAAATCGCAGGGTTGTCTGCGGTGGCGCAACTCTCGATGCAGGCTATTTCCGATGTTTTGTTGGGGTGGCAGAAAAAGGCAATGGAATAACGATCACGATGACGATGCTCTGGTGCGACGTTCACCCGATGCGGCGTCGAACAGAACACATGGTTGGTCCAGCGATGCATCAGGTCCCCGGTATTGACCACAACGGTGCCGGGTATCGGCGTCGCCCGGATCCATTCTCCCGAGCGGGTGCAGACCTCAAGACCGCCAACATCATCCTGGAACAAGAGGGTGATACTGCCGTAATCGGTATGGGCTCCGGCACGACTTTCACCGTCTTCCGGCTCAAATCCTTCGGGTAATGGCGGGTAATGCAACAGCCGCAGGGTATGGTCGTGTTCGTTGTGGGCATTCTTGAAGAAATCTTCCGGCTGCCCCAGCGCGAGGGCGAAAGCTTGTAGCACCCGGTCGGCGGTTAGAATGCACTCCCCGAGAAACCGGGTCATAACAGTCTCGAAACGGGGATAGCCGGCGGGCCAGAGGTTTTTATGGGTGTCCGGACCGGGGCCTTCCGGCGCTAGATTGAAAGCCTCTTTCAAGTCACCCGGACGGGTGGGATCAAGCTTTTCCCGCTTGATCCCAACATAACCTCGATTACTCTCCGGGTTCTGCCAGGCGACCCCTTGCTTATCCTTCTGTGGCAGAGCAAAAAACGCTTTCGAACCGGAGAATGCCGCTTCCAGCTGCTCATCTGGCATTCCACAACCCGACAGATAGAAAAACCCCCAATCCTGACTGGCCCGACGCATCTGGTCCGCCACCGATTTACGTTCCGCACTGGTTCCGTTCAAGAACCGCTCAAAATGAATTACGGGTATTTCCTGTGTCTCGTTCGGCATGTTTTCTCCTGCATCACTCCATGCTTTGTTATCCAGTTGGTCAGATAATTTGCAAATGACATGCCATAAAAATCCGCCTTAAAAGCCCCATTATCGGACTCTTTAACAGATATTCCGCCTCAAAAAAGTGCACACTGCTATTTAATTGACCATAAGGTCAGGCTTTTACCGAAAACCAGACAGGCATTGCTCTTGCATAGTAATCAGCCCCATTTACCACCAAGACGATTTCAGCAATGACAGAAACTCTGCTACTTAAAAATGCTCGCGTTATCGCCACCATGGACGACAACGACAGAGAGATCGAGAATGGTTACATTCTGGTCCGCAACAACCGTATTGAAGCGGTCGGCGCTGCCGACGACTGCCCCGATACTGCAGATCGCACCATCGACCTGAAGGGTCATGTGGTGAGTCCGGGGCTGATCAATACCCATCACCACATGTTCCAGTCTCTGACTCGTGCGCTGCCCGCTGCACAGAATGGCGAGCTGTTCGACTGGCTGAGCGCCCTGTTTCCAGTCTGGCGAAACATCACCCCGGCCATGCAACGAGCTGCCAGCCGAACCGCCATGGCGGAGCTGATGCTATCGGGATGCACCACCGCCGCCGACCACGCCTATCTGCATGTCAACGGCATCACTCTGGACGACAGTTTCCAGGCGGCCGCAGAAATGGGCATCCGTTTCCATGGCGCTCGGGGCGCCATGAGCCTGGGCCAGAGCAAGGGTGGGTTGCCACCGGATGAACTGGTGGAGCAGGATGAAAGTGCGATCCTCAAGGACATGTTGCGAGTCGTGGAAACACACCATGATCACAGCCCGGACGCCATGGCTCGGGTGGCGCTGGCACCCTGTTCGCCATTTACCGTAACAACCGACCTGATGCGCGACGCCGCCACCATGGCCCGGTCATTGAAGGTAGGCTTACATACCCACACGGCGGAAAACTGGAAGGATCTGGCCTTCAGCCAGGAACGCTATGGCATGACGCCGACCGAATATACGGAAGAGGTCGGGTGGGTCGGAGAGGATGTCTGGCACGCCCACTGCGTACACCTGGATGACCCCGGCATTGCTCTGTTCGCTCGAACCGGTACTGGCGTCGCTCACTGCCCCTGCTCAAACATGCGATTAGCCTCAGGCATTGCCCCGGTCCGGAAAATGGTGGATGCCGGGGT
It encodes:
- a CDS encoding alpha/beta fold hydrolase translates to MPEQMTTAVLIHGAWAGGWVWETITPYLKEQGFNVMAPDLPGCGSRLGNPADASLSQCVDDLEKMLQKVEGPLLLVGHSGGGAVATQLAEAIPERVIGVAYLAGMMLPSGTGFGQIVSDMREQYPEASGIGPFLTWEDNGQVSRVPADAIRQIFLQDVSESIAEQAIPRFNPQAEGSRMLVPHWTDARFGKLPRLYIEARQDRSVILPVQRRMQQLVPGASIVSLDTGHVPQVAAPGCVALALAEFVASQM
- a CDS encoding ABC transporter substrate-binding protein, with the protein product MKQLKNIAAGLTLSFGAAAGFVQAEELTPVTVATTWYAQAEHGGFYAAKAMGIYEKHGLDVTIKMGGPQVNNVQLLMGGSVDFIMGYSLQSLNAVNQGIPLVTVAAFFQKDPQSLVVHEGVGNDSLEAMKGKSMRVPTAGRVAYWPWLKTEYGYTDDQLQAYDYSFAPFIQDDQTIQQGYVTNDGFFLDQAGVKGKSLLLANYGWEAYAATLDTTADRIEENPEVVQKMVAATAEGWKAYFENPAPANALIKEDNPEMQDALLAYSHAKMQEEGILLSGAAEDGRYGMMTLERWQAFFEDMVEAGTLPEDLDWKKAFDLSYIQSVYAD
- a CDS encoding isopenicillin N synthase family dioxygenase — translated: MPNETQEIPVIHFERFLNGTSAERKSVADQMRRASQDWGFFYLSGCGMPDEQLEAAFSGSKAFFALPQKDKQGVAWQNPESNRGYVGIKREKLDPTRPGDLKEAFNLAPEGPGPDTHKNLWPAGYPRFETVMTRFLGECILTADRVLQAFALALGQPEDFFKNAHNEHDHTLRLLHYPPLPEGFEPEDGESRAGAHTDYGSITLLFQDDVGGLEVCTRSGEWIRATPIPGTVVVNTGDLMHRWTNHVFCSTPHRVNVAPEHRHRDRYSIAFFCHPNKTSEIACIESCATADNPAIYGPISAGQHLNEKLTNTYGAQAQN
- a CDS encoding 8-oxoguanine deaminase, producing the protein MTETLLLKNARVIATMDDNDREIENGYILVRNNRIEAVGAADDCPDTADRTIDLKGHVVSPGLINTHHHMFQSLTRALPAAQNGELFDWLSALFPVWRNITPAMQRAASRTAMAELMLSGCTTAADHAYLHVNGITLDDSFQAAAEMGIRFHGARGAMSLGQSKGGLPPDELVEQDESAILKDMLRVVETHHDHSPDAMARVALAPCSPFTVTTDLMRDAATMARSLKVGLHTHTAENWKDLAFSQERYGMTPTEYTEEVGWVGEDVWHAHCVHLDDPGIALFARTGTGVAHCPCSNMRLASGIAPVRKMVDAGVKVGLGVDGSSSNDSGNLLDEARLAMLSARVRDQEPGAMTAREALRIATRGGAEVLGRGDALGRIQPGYCADIVAFRTDDIAMAGGQSDPLASLVFCTPPRVQWSIINGRVVIEEGHLLTRSLPHIIEEQNRMAEQLMA